CACGGGTGATAGCTTTACAATTGCTGCAAATACCCGAGGTGCGGGTGATGGGCGCAATATTTCTCAGATCCTGGCTTTGCAGTCTCTTAACAAACAAACGGGGCAGGGCGGGTTTGCCACAAGCTTTAGTGCGCTGATCACTGACATGGGCGCGAAAGTGAAAGCGGGGACCATTGCTGCGGAGTCTGCTGAAGCTGTGAGAGATGCTGCGCGCGAATTAGAGTCAGAGTTTTCTGGGGTCAATCTTGATACCGAGGCCGCCAGGCTTTTGGAGCAGCAGCAAGCCTATCAAGCGCTCGCACGGGTCTTGAGCACAGCCAAAGAGTTGCTGGACACTCTTATGAATTCGATTTGATGAAAGGCCGTTAACATGACGATTAGCACCAAGATGTTCAATGAACAGACAATCGCCAATCTTGGCCGCCTGTCAGAGCAATTGAGTGGCCTGCAAGAGCAGGTTGCCTCGGGGAAGAAGCCTATAAAACCCTCAACAGACCCTGTTGCAACCGCCAAGCTTTCGGCCGCCAAAGAGCTTGAGGCTGGGTTGGCGCGGTTTCGCGGCAATATGAACCGGATTGACACACGTTTGAGCGAAACCGACGTTGCATTGGGCCAGGTGCAAACCGTTATGACGCGCTTGAAAGAGCTTTCTATTCAGGCTTCAAATGACACCCTTAATGATGTGGATCGGCTATCAATTCGCAAAGAAGTGACACAGTATAAGGCCTTTTTGGTTGGTTTGGCCAACACCAAAGATGCGCAGGGGCAAGCGCTTTTTGGCGGCTATATGACGAATACTGCCCCGTTTTCCATGAGTTTGGATGGCCAGGTCAGCTACCTCGGTGACACCGGAATGCACAGTCTACCTGTCTCGCAATCGCTGAGCCTGGCGACAGGGCTTGATGGCGCTGCAAGCTTCATGCGAATTCAAACAGAGCAGGGGCCAAAGTCGGTTTTTGATATTGTTGCAGAGTTTGAAACATCGCTGAAGGTGATGGCCGATCGCGAAACCAGTGTGAAAGTGCTGTCCCCCGACGGCGCAAGGCTTAGTTTTGAAATTGGCCGTTCACCACGGCCCCAAACTCTGCGCCTTGAGGGGAGTCTTGGTGCGGCCGATATCACAGTGACGATGGTATCGGGGACGATGCGTCCCATGATTGAAGCCATCAATGCACAAACTTCCGCTACGGGCGTAAGCGCCCAAGTTTCAGAGGATGGAAATACCATCAGATTGAAAAGCAGCGACGGCGAGGCGTTTACAATATCTGGGTTTCAGGCCGATGATATTGATGGCGCAGAGTCAGTGCCAAGCCGCCAGATCACCGTGCAACAAATCGTGGGTGACACTGTTCTTGGGGAGCCTGTGGTGTTGGTTGATCAAGACAACGCGCTCAAAACATCTGTGGCAGGTTTAGACAGCGTGATCTTGCACATGGCCTCGGCCCGCGCGCAAGTGGGCGCCTTTGCCGCTACAGCCGAAATTCAGTCTGATATGCTCGCACGGCAAGAGATGATGATTACGGAAACTCTATCCGGCATAGAAGATGCCGATCTGACGGCTGTCGTGACTGAATTACAAAGCCTATTGGTCAACCGTGATGCTTTACGGCAAGTCTTTGCCAAAGTCGGGCAACAAAGCCTGTTTGATCTGATCCGATGAAATTCTGGCTTTCTGTCATAGTCTCGTGCGCTTTCACATTCGCTGCGCAGGCCTCTGAGCCTGATTGCGAGGCGATGGCTGCCGAAGTGGGGCGTTTGGCTCAACTTCCTGATGGTTATCTTCCCGCCATTTCGCGGATTGAGTCGGGCCGCCAGCGCGACGGCAAACGCCGCGCTTGGCCCTGGACGTTAAACCACTCTGGCAAGGGACTCTATTTTGAGAGCAAGGCTGAAGCCTTGGCTTATCTCAGGACAGCCACGGTAAAAGGGCGCACCAACATTGACGTTGGCTGTATGCAGATCAATCACTATTGGCACGGCCATACCTTTGGTTCGCTCGAAGAGATGATCGACCCTGTGAAAAACGTAAAATATGCGGCCGCCTATCTGACAGAGCTTTATGAGCGTCATGGTTCTTGGGTTGAAGCGGTGAAACACTACCACTCGCCAGATGAGGCGCGCGGAGTTCGCTATTATAAGGGGTTTCAGACGGCCCACCGTTTGTTGCAGAAACAGCCGCCTGAAGCAGCAACAACCGCTCAGGCGCTCTATGCCAGCGCTGGTTTCTTTGGTTTTTCTGGCACGGCTGCATCGCGACTTGTTGTTGGACTTGGCGCAGACAATAGTGGCACATTATTGCCACCAGTCTCACAAATTGATGCGATTACAGAAGCTTATCAGAGCCTTATTGACGCTTTGGGCCCCGACGCACCGAGCACGGAGTTTTTTGTGTGGCAGGGCAGCACAGCGCTGACCGACCGCTTACAGACAAGAGGTGTGTTGCACGCAAAGTGGCAGAATGTTGAGGTCTTTCGTCGGGCGCTTGCCGTCGGTGTGCCTTAACGCTCTACTGCCCGAATGTTGTCTTGTATCTTTAGATATGCGGCAAAGAGATCCGCCTCTGTGAGCACCCCCAGCATCTTGCCAGTTGTTTTTGACACAACCGGGATGCTTTCTCCGACAAATGAGGACGCAATTTCGATTGCTTCATTCATCGAGTGGGTTTCATTGAGTGTTATGGGCGCGCGATCAAGAAAAGCGGATACAGGTTTTGCGGGTGGAGCGTCCAGCAATTGATTTATTGTGATTTTACCCACAAAATCGCCGTCAGCGGTTAAACAATATGCCTCTGTTTGTACTTTTTCACGCAGTTTTGTCATGACCTCTTTTGCGGTGCTCCCTGTTGGGACTGCAATGTAATCAGCGGTGGCGTAACCACCCACTGTGGTTTGATTGAGGCTGAGCTGGTTGCGGCCAAACCGTAAATCAATCCCGCGGTCCATAAGTTGACGATCAAAAAACGAATGGCCAAAAATATTTGAGGAAACCACTTGGCTTACTATGACGGCCAGCAGTGTAATTAGGGTGAATTCATAGGATAGGGTCAGCTCCAAAACGATAAAGACTGTTGCCAACGGGGCGCCAACGACACAAGCCGCCACTGAAGCCATGCCCGCAAGGGTGAGGGCCGATGTCAAACTGCTGGCCACGACCGGCTCAAAGGCTTTAGCTAGAAGGGCACCTGATGCCGCGCCGACCAGCAAGGCAGGCGAGAAAACGCCACCAAAAAACCCAAAGCCCAAGCAAATGCTTGTAAGAATAATCTTGGCCAAGAGTAAAGTTGCGATAAAGCTCAGGTCTTGGGGCGTGTTGAGCAATGACACCAAGGCATCTGTTCCAAGGCCCAACGCGTTTGGAACGAAAGAGCCGATGATGACCACGGCACAGACGGCAATGCTTAAGGATTGATAGGGTTTGAGCCCCCAGTTTTTGTTGATGACGGCAAATTTTCGCAAGCTGATCATGAATATTACGGCAACGAAGCCGAACATAACGCTTGCCAAGATGATAGGCAGAAACGCCTCGATCAAAGCGGGCGCTTCTCCGCGAAGCGTGAGGGGGTGCGGCAATTGGAAGACATAATTGACCATCGCAGCCGCTACGATTGCGCTTGTTGCGATTGGGGCCATCGCCTTTGGAGAAAAGTGCCGCAGTACAGCTTCATGGGCGAAGATAATTCCAGCGATGGGGGCATTAAAGCCTGCTGAGATAGCCGCTGCAACACCGCATCCAATGACAACATTGCTGCTCATGGGCACAAAGAACAGCTTTTTCAGTCCTGCTCCGGCGGTGGCCCCAAAGTGCACCAACGGTCCATATTGCCCAACCGACGCCGCACCACAGGCGGAGATCAAAGCTACAAGTGTTGAGGCAAGTCCTGCGCGCAAATCTAAGGGCTCGACATCTTGATGGGCGGCGTAGATCGTGTCGGCTGGACCATACCAGCGTGGGATGTCAAAAACCCTTCTTATCAGCAATATCAAGATCGCTGCTCCGGTGATGAAACCTGTTAAGGTGAGATCAATTGATACCCCCTCAAGTGTTAGAAAGTTACCGCTGAAGGTTTTGCGCAGCTCGGCAAAGTATTTTACACTATTTACAAATGCGGCGGCGGCCATGGCGACAATGGCCCCGATCACCGCGCCGAAACTGGCACTCGCATAGGTTGATACGATCTTGTTGTGCTTGATGGCTTGAGAATAGTTCATAATATATCCTGCGTCCTTAGTTAGTCAGCTTAATATATAAAATGATAATATCACTAGTGATTATTATATTATTAGTTTGGCACGCTTCCTGCAAAACACATTAGACTTTAACCGAGCGAGGAAGAATATGTACGGGATTATCAGAACTGGCATGGCGACCGCGATGCATGAAATTGCAGTCGTTTCCAACAACATCGCAAACTCGGGCTCAACGGGCTTCAAAAAGAGCGACGTATCTTTCGCTGATATCTACGGCTCCGCCACGCCTGATACTGTGGCCCGCACCACGACGGGCTTTGGCAGCTCAATTTCGGACACGCGCCGCAACGACGGTCAGGGAACAGTTGTTACTCGAGCTGGGGCTTTGAATATGGCTTTGGTTGGCCCTGGCTTGTTCGCCATTTCTCCCCCTGACGAAACCGGGGGAGCTTCTGAGGGCATGCTTTTTACTCGGAATGGTGAGTTTTCGTTAGATAAAGAGGGCTTCTTACGCTCGGCAGACGGATCTTTCGTGCGCGGCCTTGTTGGTGGTGAGGAAGGAAGCACTTTAGAAACAATCCAAATTCCGTTTTCTCTCGAAGGAGAAAACATGAGCCAGCTGGAAGTTGGTTCTGATGGTTTAATTTCTGCGACTTACGGCAACAAGACGGTTGTGGAATCTGGTCAGCTGGCTGTTGTGAACTTCTCCAACCAAGGCGGTTTGCGAAACGTTGGTTCCGCGCGATTTGCCCAATCTTCTCAGTCGGGGGATCCTATTTTTGGCGTTGGCGGGCAAAGTGGTTTTGGCACAATTCAAACCGGTGCCTTGGAGGGATCAAACGTAGATATCACCCAAGAAATGACGGTAATGATCCGTGCACAACAACAATTCAGCGGGTCTGCGAGAGTTTTGCAGGCTAATTCTGACATGGTCGAAAAGCTGACGCGTTGAATGATTTGGGGCTGAGTCATGCTCGGCCCCGCATATTCATTCGTCTGGTCGGTCCACGAGTAATTTAAAGAAGAAACCTAATATTCCGAGGCCCCAAATGAGTGCAACGAAATGCCAAGCGGAAAGGTTTTGTAGTGGTTGGAACTTTTCTTCCGCGAAGGGAATAGACAATATCCCAATTGCCGCCGCAAAAAGGAAATAGCGTATAATCATACATTGTCTGCAAATGTGTGGTTTTCTTTTCTTTTTGGG
This genomic window from Lentibacter algarum contains:
- a CDS encoding transglycosylase SLT domain-containing protein, with amino-acid sequence MKFWLSVIVSCAFTFAAQASEPDCEAMAAEVGRLAQLPDGYLPAISRIESGRQRDGKRRAWPWTLNHSGKGLYFESKAEALAYLRTATVKGRTNIDVGCMQINHYWHGHTFGSLEEMIDPVKNVKYAAAYLTELYERHGSWVEAVKHYHSPDEARGVRYYKGFQTAHRLLQKQPPEAATTAQALYASAGFFGFSGTAASRLVVGLGADNSGTLLPPVSQIDAITEAYQSLIDALGPDAPSTEFFVWQGSTALTDRLQTRGVLHAKWQNVEVFRRALAVGVP
- a CDS encoding chloride channel protein yields the protein MNYSQAIKHNKIVSTYASASFGAVIGAIVAMAAAAFVNSVKYFAELRKTFSGNFLTLEGVSIDLTLTGFITGAAILILLIRRVFDIPRWYGPADTIYAAHQDVEPLDLRAGLASTLVALISACGAASVGQYGPLVHFGATAGAGLKKLFFVPMSSNVVIGCGVAAAISAGFNAPIAGIIFAHEAVLRHFSPKAMAPIATSAIVAAAMVNYVFQLPHPLTLRGEAPALIEAFLPIILASVMFGFVAVIFMISLRKFAVINKNWGLKPYQSLSIAVCAVVIIGSFVPNALGLGTDALVSLLNTPQDLSFIATLLLAKIILTSICLGFGFFGGVFSPALLVGAASGALLAKAFEPVVASSLTSALTLAGMASVAACVVGAPLATVFIVLELTLSYEFTLITLLAVIVSQVVSSNIFGHSFFDRQLMDRGIDLRFGRNQLSLNQTTVGGYATADYIAVPTGSTAKEVMTKLREKVQTEAYCLTADGDFVGKITINQLLDAPPAKPVSAFLDRAPITLNETHSMNEAIEIASSFVGESIPVVSKTTGKMLGVLTEADLFAAYLKIQDNIRAVER
- the flgL gene encoding flagellar hook-associated protein FlgL, which translates into the protein MTISTKMFNEQTIANLGRLSEQLSGLQEQVASGKKPIKPSTDPVATAKLSAAKELEAGLARFRGNMNRIDTRLSETDVALGQVQTVMTRLKELSIQASNDTLNDVDRLSIRKEVTQYKAFLVGLANTKDAQGQALFGGYMTNTAPFSMSLDGQVSYLGDTGMHSLPVSQSLSLATGLDGAASFMRIQTEQGPKSVFDIVAEFETSLKVMADRETSVKVLSPDGARLSFEIGRSPRPQTLRLEGSLGAADITVTMVSGTMRPMIEAINAQTSATGVSAQVSEDGNTIRLKSSDGEAFTISGFQADDIDGAESVPSRQITVQQIVGDTVLGEPVVLVDQDNALKTSVAGLDSVILHMASARAQVGAFAATAEIQSDMLARQEMMITETLSGIEDADLTAVVTELQSLLVNRDALRQVFAKVGQQSLFDLIR
- a CDS encoding flagellar hook basal-body protein, with the protein product MYGIIRTGMATAMHEIAVVSNNIANSGSTGFKKSDVSFADIYGSATPDTVARTTTGFGSSISDTRRNDGQGTVVTRAGALNMALVGPGLFAISPPDETGGASEGMLFTRNGEFSLDKEGFLRSADGSFVRGLVGGEEGSTLETIQIPFSLEGENMSQLEVGSDGLISATYGNKTVVESGQLAVVNFSNQGGLRNVGSARFAQSSQSGDPIFGVGGQSGFGTIQTGALEGSNVDITQEMTVMIRAQQQFSGSARVLQANSDMVEKLTR